Proteins found in one Triticum urartu cultivar G1812 chromosome 4, Tu2.1, whole genome shotgun sequence genomic segment:
- the LOC125553005 gene encoding probable inorganic phosphate transporter 1-8: MARSEQQGLQVLSALDAAKTQWYHFTAIVVAGMGFFTDAYDLFCISLVTKLLGRIYYTDLSKPDPGTLPPGVAAAVNGVAFCGTLAGQLFFGWLGDKMGRKSVYGMTLILMVICSIGSGLSFAHTPKSVMATLCFFRFWLGFGIGGDYPLSATIMSEYANKKTRGAFIAAVFAMQGFGILAGGIVTLIISSAFRAGFHEPAYQDDRVASTGTEADFVWRIILMLGALPALLTYYWRMKMPETARYTALVAKNAKLAAADMSKVLQVELEDETEKMDEMVSRGANDFGLFSPQFARRHGLHLVGTATTWFLLDIAFYSQNLFQKDIFTSINWIPKARTMSALDEVFRISRAQTLIALCGTVPGYWFTVFLIDVVGRFAIQLMGFFMMTVFMLGLAVPYHHWTTPGNQIGFVVMYAFTFFFANFGPNATTFVVPAEIFPARLRSTCHGISAAAGKAGAMIGAFGFLYAAQDPHKPDAGYRPGIGVRNSLFVLAGVNLLGFMFTFLVPEANGKSLEEMSGEAQDNEDQARAAAVQPSTA; the protein is encoded by the coding sequence ATGGCGCGGTCGGAGCAGCAGGGGCTGCAGGTGCTGAGCGCGCTGGACGCGGCCAAGACGCAGTGGTACCACTTCACGGCCATCGTCGTCGCCGGCATGGGCTTCTTCACCGACGCCTACGACCTCTTCTGCATCTCCCTCGTCACCAAGCTCCTCGGCCGCATCTACTACACCGACCTCTCCAAGCCCGACCCCGGCACGCTGCCCCccggcgtcgccgccgccgtcaacggCGTCGCCTTCTGCGGCACGCTCGCCGGCCAGCTCTTCTTCGGCTGGCTCGGCGACAAGATGGGCCGCAAGAGCGTCTACGGCATGACGCTGATTCTCATGGTCATCTGCTCCATCGGCTCGGGGCTCTCCTTCGCGCACACCCCCAAGAGCGTCATGGCCACGCTCTGCTTCTTCCGCTTCTGGCTCGGCTTCGGCATCGGCGGCGACTACCCGCTCTCCGCCACCATCATGTCCGAGTACGCCAACAAGAAGACCCGCGGCGCCTTCATCGCCGCTGTCTTCGCCATGCAGGGCTTCGGCATCCTCGCCGGCGGCATCGTCACCCTCATCATCTCCTCCGCCTTCCGCGCCGGCTTCCACGAGCCGGCCTACCAAGACGACCGCGTCGCCTCCACCGGCACCGAGGCCGACTTCGTCTGGCGCATCATCCTCATGCTCGGCGCCCTGCCGGCCCTGCTCACCTACTACTGGCGGATGAAGATGCCCGAGACGGCGCGCTACACCGCCCTCGTCGCCAAGAACGCcaagctcgccgccgccgacATGTCCAAGGTGCTGCAGGTGGAGCTCGAGGACGAGACAGAGAAGATGGACGAGATGGTGAGCCGCGGGGCCAACGACTTCGGCCTCTTCTCGCCGCAGTTCGCGCGGCGCCACGGCCTCCACCTCGTCGGCACGGCGACAACCTGGTTCCTGCTGGACATCGCCTTCTACAGCCAGAACCTGTTCCAGAAGGACATCTTCACGAGCATCAACTGGATCCCCAAGGCGCGCACCATGAGCGCGCTCGACGAGGTGTTCCGCATCTCCCGCGCGCAGACGCTCATCGCCCTCTGCGGCACCGTGCCCGGCTACTGGTTCACCGTCTTCCTCATCGACGTCGTCGGCCGCTTCGCCATCCAGCTCATGGGCTTCTTCATGATGACCGTCTTCATGCTCGGCCTCGCCGTGCCCTACCACCACTGGACCACCCCCGGCAACCAGATCGGCTTCGTCGTCATGTACGCCTTCACCTTCTTCTTCGCCAACTTCGGGCCCAACGCCACCACCTTCGTCGTGCCCGCCGAGATCTTCCCGGCCAGGCTGCGCTCCACGTGCCACGGGATCTCCGCCGCCGCGGGGAAGGCCGGCGCCATGATCGGGGCGTTCGGCTTCCTCTACGCGGCGCAGGACCCGCACAAGCCGGACGCCGGGTACAGGCCAGGCATCGGCGTGCGCAACTCCCTCTTCGTGCTCGCGGGGGTCAACCTGCTGGGCTTCATGTTCACCTTCCTGGTGCCGGAGGCCAACGGGAAGTCGCTCGAGGAGATGTCCGGCGAGGCCCAGGACAACGAGGACCAGGCACGCGCCGCCGCCGTGCAGCCGTCCACGGCGTAG